In a genomic window of Wyeomyia smithii strain HCP4-BCI-WySm-NY-G18 chromosome 1, ASM2978416v1, whole genome shotgun sequence:
- the LOC129730720 gene encoding uncharacterized protein LOC129730720 — MSLKSDAVFAKITKRLESVDPSNRQVEHVYKFKITQGGKVVKNWILDLKNVKLYESDAAAEATLIMEDEIMFAIGSGTLPAKEAMAQDKMEVEGQVELIFLLEPFITSLK; from the coding sequence ATGTCTCTGAAGTCTGACGCAGTGTTTGCCAAAATCACCAAGAGATTGGAGAGTGTTGATCCGAGCAACCGCCAAGTGGAACACGTGTATAAGTTTAAGATCACTCAGGGCGGTAAAGTAGTCAAGAATTGGATTTTGGATCTGAAAAACGTTAAGTTATACGAGTCGGATGCTGCTGCTGAGGCAACCTTAATCATGGAAGACGAAATCATGTTCGCTATTGGATCCGGCACACTCCCAGCCAAGGAAGCCATGGCACAGGATAAGATGGAAGTTGAAGGGCAAGTGGAGCTGATCTTTTTGCTGGAACCCTTCATCACCTCACTGAAATGA